A stretch of the Triticum urartu cultivar G1812 unplaced genomic scaffold, Tu2.1 TuUngrouped_contig_2185, whole genome shotgun sequence genome encodes the following:
- the LOC125526887 gene encoding probably inactive leucine-rich repeat receptor-like protein kinase At5g48380, translating to MANHYAPLRVILLLLLVFPCFASEADIQCLRSVQQSVIDPNGVLKSSWNFDNRTAGFTCRFTGVECWHPDEDRVLSLHLGNLGLQGSFPHGLQNCSSMTGLDLSNNNFSGPIPQDISREIPYLTSLDLSYNGFSGTIPPNISNMTYLNVLNLQHNQFSGEIPPQFSLLTRLTAFNVAENRLSGFIPYSLGKNFTASNFAGNQGLCGAPLDECQASAKSKNNAAIVGAIVGVVVVIIIVAIVVFVCLRKLPPSEAKNRPMVGEMKDKVGSSSIK from the coding sequence ATGGCAAATCATTATGCTCCTCTCAGGGTTATTCTTCTACTGTTGTTGGTCTTCCCTTGTTTCGCCTCTGAAGCTGATATCCAGTGCTTGAGATCTGTTCAGCAGTCAGTGATTGACCCCAACGGTGTACTCAAGTCCTCATGGAATTTTGACAACCGCACTGCTGGTTTCACATGCCGATTTACCGGCGTGGAATGTTGGCACCCGGATGAGGACCGAGTTCTTTCTTTGCACCTAGGCAACCTCGGTCTCCAGGGTTCATTTCCTCACGGTCTTCAGAATTGTAGCAGTATGACTGGGCTGGATCTGTCAAACAACAACTTTTCAGGACCTATCCCTCAAGACATCTCCCGAGAAATACCATACTTAACATCATTGGACCTCTCCTACAATGGTTTTTCTGGCACCATCCCACCAAATATATCAAACATGACTTACCTGAACGTCCTCAATCTCCAACATAACCAGTTTAGTGGCGAAATTCCACCGCAGTTCAGTCTTCTGACTCGGTTAACTGCATTCAATGTCGCAGAGAACCGACTATCAGGGTTTATTCCATATTCATTAGGAAAAAATTTCACGGCATCGAATTTTGCCGGTAATCAAGGGCTATGTGGGGCTCCATTAGATGAATGCCAGGCTTCAGCAAAGAGCAAGAACAATGCGGCAATCGTTGGAGCTATTGTTGGCGTCGTAGTTGTGATCATAATTGTTGCAATAGTTGTGTTCGTTTGTCTGCGGAAATTACCACCCAGCGAAGCAAAAAATAGGCCTATGGTGGGAGAGATGAAAGATAAAGTGGGCTCATCGAGTATCAAGTAG